The genomic segment GGTTCCCAAGCCCCCGCCGGACGTCAACACTTTCGTCACGGTGCCGATCAGCTTCACGATAGAGCGCTGATCGGGCGCGATCGGAAAAGGCCCTGCCGGGCGGGCAGGACGATCGCCAGGCAAGGTCGGTTTCGGGGTTCAGCCCTTATAGGTGTAAAAGCCCTCGCCGGTTGCGATGCCGAGCTTGCCCTTGTCGATGTAGTTTTCCTTCAGCCACGCGGCCAGCTTCTGATGATGCTCGTTGCCGTGCGACAGGATGTTGTAGGGCGTGGTCAGGCCGATGATGTCGTAGATCTGGAACGGCCCCATCGGGGCGCCGGTGGCGATGCGCCAGACCTTGTCCACATCGTGCGGTTCCGCATAGCCGCCGGCGGCGAGTTCGGCAGCGGCGTTCAGGAGCGGGACGAGCAGGGAGTTCAGCACATAGCCCGCCTTCTCCTTGCGCACCGGGATCGGCACCATGCCGATCTCGCCTGCAAACTCCACAAGCGTGTCGAAGACGGCCGGATCGGTGTCGGCCGTGCCCATCACCTCCGCGGTGTTGAACTTCCAGATGCTGTTGGCGAAATGCAGGGCGAGAAACCGGTCGGGGCGGCCGGTGGAATCCTTCATGGCGCTGGGCAGGAGCGTCGAGGAGTTGGTGGCGAAGATGGTCTTCTGCGGGGCCAGTTCGCCAAGCTTCGCATAGGTCTCCTGCTTGAGGCTGAGAAGCTCGGGAATGGCCTCGATCACCAGATCCGCATCGGCGACGGCTTCAGCAAGGTCGGCGGACAGAGAAAGGCGCGACAGCGTGGCTTCGGCCTTGCCGCCGGCCGCACCCGGCACTTCCTTCGTGTAGGTCTCGACCAGCCCGGCGAAACGCTTGCGGGCTTTTTCAAGGGCTGCCTCATTGATGTCGTATGCGGTGACATCGAAGCCGCTATAGGCTGTCTGGAAAGCGATCTGCGCACCCAGAACGCCCGTGCCGAGCACCGTTACCTTGCGGATATCTGTCATTGCCGAACTCCTTGTCCCTCAACAGGCAAGCTCTCCGGCAATCATGGGTGCCGCCGGGGCTATCTTGCAGAAAGGCATTATGTTGCCCTCCTGCAAAGACGTAACCACTTTCCGGTG from the Aquamicrobium lusatiense genome contains:
- a CDS encoding 3-hydroxyacyl-CoA dehydrogenase, with amino-acid sequence MTDIRKVTVLGTGVLGAQIAFQTAYSGFDVTAYDINEAALEKARKRFAGLVETYTKEVPGAAGGKAEATLSRLSLSADLAEAVADADLVIEAIPELLSLKQETYAKLGELAPQKTIFATNSSTLLPSAMKDSTGRPDRFLALHFANSIWKFNTAEVMGTADTDPAVFDTLVEFAGEIGMVPIPVRKEKAGYVLNSLLVPLLNAAAELAAGGYAEPHDVDKVWRIATGAPMGPFQIYDIIGLTTPYNILSHGNEHHQKLAAWLKENYIDKGKLGIATGEGFYTYKG